The DNA sequence TGGATTCTCTGAAATTACTTTGAAATTGCTGTTGCAGGCATGGGGTATGACCAATTAGCGGGCACCTCAACCTAACTACCCTTTGGCCACATATTTGAGCATGTCTGGGTAGAGGTTGGAGTAGAAGTTTGTGACCTTAAATCATATCATGTTAACACCAACTCAATTGCAGTCACCCTATTTTCTCATGTGATTTTGTTCCCATGTGACACTCTGCTGGTTGCCTATTTTTTTATGCCTATCTCCTCCTGTTCATAGATATTTTTGATATGTTAAGTTTCTTGTTTAGTACTTATTTAGCATATCCTGTgtaataaaatttgtttctaatttcaATATTGCAGAGGTCAGTCAGATGTCCAGCCGGTTGACATCAGAATCTCGCATATATGCTGATAAGGCAAGAGATCTAAATCGACAGGTTAgttttatcaaattattcagTGGTCCACATGAGATCCATCCTGTTCCACCTTTTGGGAATGTTACTTTCTGTTGATGAGGGATTTGGCTTTGGCATGGATGTTCTCATCATCATGCTCAACCTGTGGTTTTCATGACCCTCATTTGCGATCCATGAGCAGAAGAGGAGATATGcttgcttttgtttttcttatgtAGGCTAAAGCTGGTTCAATTATGCCTCTACAATTCGATGTTTGAAATTTAGTATCTCCTGTAGTACATATAACTGGGATCCACATCTTATGAGCTAATGTGACTATAACTGTAGGCTTTGATTCGGAAATGGGCTCCTGTTGCAATAGTGTTTGGAGTCGTCTTCCTCCTCTTCTGGATCAGAAAGAAGATTTGGTGATTCCACTGCCAGTGATGCGGTTTCTGAAACTTGTTGCACAAATTTCTGGCCTCCTATCCATCACAACGAGCTGTCTCTTGTGGCATAGCATTCCAGGCTTTGAAGACTTCTGATTGGGTGCCTTATTCACATAAAACTCCTCAATCATGTTTGAAGGTGACCTGCTAGTTTTTGCTTGTGGCACAGTCGAGTCACGAGGACTAGTGTTATAGGTGCCTCTTAAGAGCGGAAACAAATGTGGAATTTTGTAAGAGGCCTTCTTTATAAAGACCGCCAAGATATATTCACTAATATTAGAAAgatcttatttcatttttccttcatGCAGGTTCTCATTCATATACATACATTAGATATTGTTCATTTTGGTCTCTTCACTGTCTCATTAATCACTCCCAACAGAATTTCAATACACTTTTCTGATCACTTACAATCATGGTAGCTTTTGTAATAAATTAGGGAGAGATCAAATAGCTATGAATAGAACAGGGTTGGGTCAAAGCTCAAGGGCAAGGTGAACAAGGGCTCATCTTTACTAAGAACATGAATCCATTGCTTTGTTCTTCCCTGATAGTGATTTGATCAAGTTGGATACTGCTTGTGCCCTAAGGATGATAATAGCTCCATCCAACAATGGCCGCATCATATGCAACAACTCTACATTTTTCACAACTTACAGATGAAATAGTCTATCAGATGGAAAAAAGCCTCCCATGCCCAGAAACAGCCAACATTGAGCTCTACTCCCAAGCAGTTTGATCCGACTCCTAATGACCAGTTTAGGTATCTATTGGAAACCAGCCAACCATTCAAGGGGTTGCAATCAACAAACTGTGGCCAAGGCAATATGAACCTCAGTCAAATGTATAGCATATATTCCCTACAAGATTTGAGAATGTTTATACAGCTTCCACTACTTGCCTGTTCTTACTCTTTATGAATTCGGTAAAGAAAACCAGCTAGTATATATCAATATCATGTTAAATCTAAGAagaacaagtgaaaaaaaatgaggtcAGCAACTGTCTATGGCCTGTGATCTTAGTAACCCATATGTCGGCATAGCTCCTCTCTCAGAATTACAATGGATCTCTACAAGCCGCAACCACATTGCCTTCACTTGTATGGGGCAAATAAGATGGATGAGTTGTGTCCTCCAAAGCCAAATGAGTTAGACAGAGCCACCTTTATGTCCAACCGTTCCTTCTTAGAGCCCACGAGCAAATTTGTGTCCTGATTTAGAGTGTTTTCCATATCAGATGTAAACCTTAGAGCACATTTTGATAGGGTATAAAGCTGTGCACCTACTCTAATGGCATGTGTGTGTGCATAGATTATTCATGTAGTGAGGAACCAAGAAAAGCTTACCACGCCTTGGTCAGGATTTTCAAGATTGATGTTTGGATGGACCCATCCAGTTTGTATTGCCTGCATTTGAGAGGAAAAAGCCAGTTTCAGAATTAAAGTatgaaatggaaggaaaaataCCTTCAATTCTCCAGGGCAATTCCTGGCACCAAAAAGAGAAACATAGATGCTTTCCATCAATTAGGGACCCACCTTTTGTTTCAAGCATGTCCATCAGTTTATTTGGTAAATCAAGTCCTTTCCCTCCTTGGGGAACGCTAATTTTaaggttttttctttcatgCGGTTCCACAATTatcataaattcaaaaattatggAATCATGGTCATCAACCCAAGCACCAATGGGCAACCACATTTTCCCCACGATTCCAGTTCTGGATCCATGGGATATGGATATGAGAGGAAACACAATCCTCAACTGACTAGTCTCCTAGACTGATTGAAGAAAAACTGACTGGTCTTCTTGGTTCACACCCTTTTAGTAAGGACAAACAGAATCTTTAGTAGGAAGTAAGCCATGAATTGGAATGCCAAATATACATAAGATGATGGCAATATCATAAGTTCAGAACTTCCATCATTTTGGTTTCATATGCCAAACATTAGGAAGTGAATGCATTGAAGGGAACTCATAAACGTGAATTAGAACAGCTAGCTAATATACCAAAAGAAACCAATTACAGGTACCATGAATCACTAGCATCCACCAAAGGATAGGCTACAGAGAGTTTATTTTACTGTCTTCAACAGTGTgtgtacaactcctaatacaaGTTGTTTTTTAGATAAGTGAGCGCAGATATATTAagaggcaaaaagccacaaagcatacaggaagtatacataGCAGcctaagcaaaacaaaagacCAATACACTCACCAACCCTTAAGGAACAGTAAGccattccaaaaaacctaagagtgaagaggactcctctcccatatacaccctagcccaactccacaagttataaacaaaataatttttcagcTTCTGAATAGCTAAAGAGCCCCCCTTGaaagctaatctatttctctcctttcaaaccgtccaaaaaatacacaatggaatggaagtccaaatctttttcctcttttcccccacaaaagggcccctccaactaaataaCATCTCTTTAATtgtctctgggaacacccaattAGGCCCAAACAAGGCTAGGACAATCTCCCAAAGAACCCTTAcaactatacagtgtaaaagaatatgatttacattttcctctttacaaccacacaaaaaacacttGTTGAAGTTCCACATCATGTTTTGTTCAAATTATTTGAGTGATTTCAGTATATTGTTTAGCAGAATTCAGATGCTGATTACCTTTACTGTTGCAACAGCTTCTACAGCACCGGAAGCTCCTAGTAGGTGACCAATCATGGACTTAGTTGAGTTTACTCTTAGctgaaaaaagagaaatcaaataaaaaatgataacaaaatcataataaaatctTACGAGATATATAATGTAATTTCATATAACCTTGGGATTCTGGCCAAAACAACGAATTAGAGCTTGGAACTCTTTTAGATCACCAGATGGGGTTGATGTAGCATGTGCATTTATGTAATTGACATCTTCTCTAGCTACCCCAGCTTGAGCTAAAGCCTTCTCTATGCAAAGAACCACACCTGTCCCTGATTTTGGGAACAAAATCGCGAGTCATTAATTCAAATCTCAACCAGCCTTACAAAGTTTTTCCATGACTGTAGTAGCATTCTTCAAGATGAAACTTATTAGCCTAAAAGCCATGATTGCTCACCTTCTGGATGAGGTTCAGTCATGTGATAAGCATCACAAGTGAAGCTTCCACCCAAAAACTCTGCATAGATATTTGCACCTCTTCTCTGTCATACAAGTAAGAAAAGATATTTAAGCTGAAAGTACTCAGCCATATGAAGCAGCTTTTGAAAGAGCCTCTATGTTCAGTACATGTAAACAAAACTGAGTTGCAGAAAGTATACCTTTGCATGTTCTAGCTCTTCCAGCAGCAGGACCCCAGCTCCCTCTCCCATGACAAACCCATCACGATTCTGCTCAGTTAAAATCATACCTCATATCAAGAATTGCATCAAGAGGAAGAATATAGAATCTTAGATTTGGATAACACGAGTATCCACCGTCGTCACAATCATTCCAATGGTATCATGCAAGAATCTTAATGGTATCAGCTAATCTAGAGATTATATGCAATATTTTTTTGACCAAATCTTTCACTCTTAATCTTTCCTGATTTTGAAAAGCATATGGTTAAATTAAGCACGTATCTTGACTCTCATCATGCTAATATAGCTTTGACTGGCAAACATTATTGCATTTAGGTTTTGACTGATAAACTTCTGCGTGTTTACCATGCTTGTTTATGGCCAGATTAACAAATTATATGTGGCAAATAGGGCAGAAACATATCAAGAGTCAGCTTTCTATTTCATGTTGTGGACCCAAGGTTGGCACACTTCATGACATAAGAAAAAGGTTGACCAAGTAGAAGACtgaaagtttgaaataataCAATATCCCATGGGCGTGAAGCTTTTGCTGGATCGCTATTCCTCTGTGAAAGAGCTCTGCATGCCACAAAACCTCCCAAACCTGCAATCAAATCATCACATAAAAATGATAAGTTTGTTAAGATGATTAACATAGACAcatccagaatgagaaaggcATAAATAATACCTATCGGTATAATTGCTGCATCAGAACCACCACAAAGCATCATGTCCTGCAAGTTTCCACATGTTAAAAAGCTCGTTTCTGAAAAATGTTCACTCTGGTTTTTTCCACATTTTAGTACTAGATACTGAATAAGCTGGAATAAGCTCCTACAAGAAATTCAGAATTTACATAAACTCGCATCAATGTGTTGGTGAGACTAAATTGGGCCACCTACTGTTTCACCTCTGATGATATGGTTTGCTGCATTAAGTATACAGAAATTGCTTGTTGCACATGCTGTAGATATTGAGTAGTTTGGGCCCATCCATCCCTGCAGTTTAgcatttaataaaaacaaaagatcaTGTTTAACAAATTTGGAATACATCATAAATCTATCCTAATTTTCCAGCAACATTGACTGTGACTTACCAAATCCATTGCAAGCATAGCAGAGCCCATATTAGTTGTAGCAAAAGGCACACAGAAAGGGTTCATCTTCCTATATGAAATCCTTAGGGCTTCAATAGCATCATTAAAAACCTGTTTAAAATAGACCATTATGCCATAGGAAGTAAGCAGAAGAATACTTGAGTATGGAAATTGATGTTGATTCATGGATAAATCTGGAGTATGATGGTAAGGTGTAAAACCAGTTCCGTGATGTCTCCCATATCTGTGGTTCACCTGGCACTCATTAAGAGGCTCTGTACCATCCTATTTTGTGCCAGGAGATCTTCAGAGCAGTGGCTAATAGAAGAAATTTGGTTTTCAAAGTGTCAATTGTCAGTTCTTGGCAAACAATCTTTGTTTGTGCCTTATGTGCATGAAAGCTTAGACTTACCTTCATTCCTCCCATTGCAGAGCCTATCAAAACCCCACATCTAGCTTTGTCTAACTCGCTCATGACATCTTCAGTTACACCACCATCAGCCAGTGCTTTCTTGCCTGCAGTGAGCATATAAAGCATAAATTTGTCTGCCCTCTTAGAAAGTTTTGGCGCAACCCATCCATCTGTTGAGAAAGACTTGATTTCTCCAGCAATTctctgtttaaaaaaaaatacataaataaaaagtagaatCAACATCTGGGACTGAACCATCACTGCAAGGGTCAGAGAATTGGTAAGGACCTACCGTGGGAAACTGAGCACAGTCAAACGCCTCTATCTCACTTATGCCACTAACACCTTCAAGAAGATTATTGTAGAAAACATCCAGATCATGACCAACTGGAGTTACAACTCCCATGCCTGTCACAACAACCCGCCTTTGCTTCGTAAGAGGTTTCTTCTTTGCTGTGACTTCTGCTGCAGGCTTCACAGCCACTGCCATATTTTTGtctaaaaccataaaaaaaatgcacaGATCACAATTCGGCATGCATGATGAACATTACCATCACTAACTACCACTAGCAACATGCAGCAGCTCACTAATTACTGAGCTTGTGTACCTGGTGGGGGGCAGGATGTGGGGTATTTGTACATCATTGTTAGAAAAGAGGCGTTATTATGGTGCATTACACCGCCTACATCACCATTAATTGGTTTAAGATATAGAAGTATGACTATAATAACTTATCTTCTTTCTCCACCAACTTCTATTGCTTGAAATTCTGCACAATAATTAGATTCATGGTACCTGCTACTTTCTCTCCATAAATTCACAACAACAGACACCATTTAAATTCACAAGTCCTTATTCCCACCAATTAATGAGTGGGGAAATTTCAAGCACTAGATTGAACAAGATAACCACCTTGCTTGTACATTAGATCTCAAACCTCAAAATCATGTACTAAGATAAACAAGGAAAAATTGTACAAACTGCATAGATATTAGGCCCCCTTCAAGAGCCCACATCCTTAAGCtaaacaaaaacaattgaaatagGCATCAAACAAAATGAACTCAGTACCCTATCTAAATATACCCTGCAGAAGATCTAAGAGGATGGATCAGGTAAAGTACTATCAAGTCCAAAGTTCTTTGTAAACTATAGCAGAACCtgataatttcaattataaaagaaaatgcataaaaGGAATCAGCAATGATTGAAACAATATAACAAAATCCTGGCAAAAAATTCAGAGTCATTACCAGAATGGGCAGCTCGATTCATGCGCCTTTGCCTGTGATTCATTGGGGAGGGCTTGGATCCGAAGAGTGAGAACCCATTGTCGCCAAAGAAGGCCAGAGATGAGGAGAGTCCTTTGGAGCTGGAATAGGCCTCGCAGGGCTCGAAAGCGAGACAAGAGCTCATCAGATTGTGGATACTGGACCCATAGAAAGATGAAATCCAGCCACTTGAGAAATAATCAACACCACCATTGCTGCATTGTAGCCTTCGTTTGGCCCACCGACTCAGTCTCTTTGGTGTCTGAAACATTGACGATTTCAGAGGGTGGTCTTTCTCGCATGCCACTGACATGCAAGCTGCGACAAGCCACGTACAGAGAGGAGACGCAACAGAGGAAGCCGCCATTGAAAAACCCAAGCCAAACCAAACAGACCCAGATAAATAATTCAACAACCCAGCAAGAATTAGCAAGAAATACAATCAAAGCAGAGAAGAACCAATACAGCAAGCCTTGAAAGCCCAAACCAAGCAAACCCAGATAGAAAATTCACAGAGAAACGCAATCAAAGCAGAGGAGAGTCGCCATTAAACAGCCCAAGCCAAACTAAACAGACCCAGACGGAGAATCAAGAACCCAGGAAGAACTAAGAGGAAATGCAATCAAAACCAACCAAACCAAACAGACCCAGACGGAAAATTTACAGAG is a window from the Vitis riparia cultivar Riparia Gloire de Montpellier isolate 1030 chromosome 9, EGFV_Vit.rip_1.0, whole genome shotgun sequence genome containing:
- the LOC117921964 gene encoding 3-oxoacyl-[acyl-carrier-protein] synthase II, chloroplastic-like — its product is MAASSVASPLCTWLVAACMSVACEKDHPLKSSMFQTPKRLSRWAKRRLQCSNGGVDYFSSGWISSFYGSSIHNLMSSCLAFEPCEAYSSSKGLSSSLAFFGDNGFSLFGSKPSPMNHRQRRMNRAAHSDKNMAVAVKPAAEVTAKKKPLTKQRRVVVTGMGVVTPVGHDLDVFYNNLLEGVSGISEIEAFDCAQFPTRIAGEIKSFSTDGWVAPKLSKRADKFMLYMLTAGKKALADGGVTEDVMSELDKARCGVLIGSAMGGMKVFNDAIEALRISYRKMNPFCVPFATTNMGSAMLAMDLGWMGPNYSISTACATSNFCILNAANHIIRGETDMMLCGGSDAAIIPIGLGGFVACRALSQRNSDPAKASRPWDINRDGFVMGEGAGVLLLEELEHAKRRGANIYAEFLGGSFTCDAYHMTEPHPEGTGVVLCIEKALAQAGVAREDVNYINAHATSTPSGDLKEFQALIRCFGQNPKLRVNSTKSMIGHLLGASGAVEAVATVKAIQTGWVHPNINLENPDQGVDTNLLVGSKKERLDIKVALSNSFGFGGHNSSILFAPYK